Proteins encoded by one window of Erysipelothrix rhusiopathiae:
- a CDS encoding calcium-translocating P-type ATPase, PMCA-type, which translates to MKDTKWFAKSLEEVAAKTDIVNGLTDAQIEASREKYGMNKLAEAKGRSFMMRLLDQFKDVTIIILLVAALISGIVGEHADAILIFAIVALNALIGMIQEDKAEKSLKALQDMSTPTAKVIRGGEEQTINSNDVVVGDLIVMDAGDLVPADLRIVQSNSLTVQEASLTGESVPVEKHADVVCADDAVLGDRKNMAYSSGMVSYGRGQGVVVAVGMDTEVGKIATMLTETKSDPTPLQQQLNQLGRILGVGAIIACGIILLVGVLNNHDFLQMFLTAVSLAVAVVPESLPAVATIVLALGVQRLVERHAIVRNLPSVETLGSATVICSDKTGTLTQNVMTVKEHWTESDVNELSRGLLLCNDARKVDGNWLGDPTETALSAWAEALDLDAVGLIQKHTRLNEVPFDSGRKRMSTINDIEGSATVFVKGGVDEVLAVVTQYQDENGVRAIMQEDIDRIQKHNQEMGVKALRVLALAKKSVSNTDLEATEIESELTFVGLVGMIDPPRPEVTEAIKTSKKAGIRVVMITGDHAVTASAIGREIGLLEDGQRVISGKELDAMTDDELFEQVQHIGVYARVSPEHKMRIISAWKRHGDIVAMTGDGVNDAPALKRADIGAAMGIVGTEVAKGAADMVLTDDNFATVVTAIGEGRRIKDNIMKAISYLLSCNVGELLLLLIAVLLDWDAPLLPIHLLWINLVTDSLPALALGVDGAEDGIMERQPDRTGSLISKSMLWRIGYQGAVVGGVALFAYMYGAGRLWAAGDTETGTTMAFIVLAFSQLIHSYSIHSSEKSVFTSFWKNKYLIMATLINGLMILAVLFIPVLNDLFKLGTLDGHHWMIVIVLMFVPMVIVEIMKLLKLNGKH; encoded by the coding sequence GTGAAAGATACAAAATGGTTTGCAAAGTCACTTGAAGAAGTGGCAGCAAAGACGGATATCGTCAACGGATTAACGGATGCTCAAATTGAGGCGTCTCGTGAGAAATATGGCATGAATAAATTGGCTGAAGCAAAAGGACGCAGTTTTATGATGCGTTTATTGGATCAGTTTAAAGACGTAACAATCATTATTTTGCTTGTTGCTGCTCTAATTAGTGGTATTGTGGGTGAACATGCAGATGCGATTTTAATTTTCGCAATCGTTGCATTAAACGCACTTATTGGAATGATTCAAGAAGATAAAGCTGAGAAGTCTCTTAAAGCGCTTCAAGATATGTCTACTCCAACCGCAAAAGTAATACGAGGCGGTGAAGAACAAACTATTAATTCTAATGATGTAGTTGTTGGAGATTTGATTGTAATGGATGCAGGGGATTTAGTACCTGCTGATTTACGAATTGTCCAATCAAATTCCTTAACAGTACAAGAAGCATCATTAACTGGAGAATCTGTGCCAGTTGAAAAACATGCAGATGTTGTCTGTGCTGATGATGCAGTCTTGGGTGATCGCAAGAATATGGCATATTCATCAGGAATGGTGAGTTATGGACGAGGTCAAGGTGTTGTCGTTGCTGTTGGTATGGATACTGAAGTAGGTAAGATTGCGACAATGCTAACTGAAACAAAATCAGATCCGACACCGCTTCAGCAACAATTAAATCAACTGGGTAGAATCCTAGGTGTTGGAGCGATTATTGCGTGTGGAATTATTCTCCTTGTTGGTGTATTGAATAATCATGATTTCTTACAAATGTTCTTAACAGCTGTTTCTCTAGCAGTTGCAGTTGTTCCTGAAAGTTTACCAGCTGTGGCTACAATTGTCTTAGCACTTGGTGTACAACGTTTAGTAGAACGTCATGCAATTGTTCGTAATTTGCCATCAGTTGAGACCCTTGGTTCCGCAACGGTTATTTGTTCAGATAAAACCGGTACCCTAACACAAAATGTTATGACGGTAAAAGAACATTGGACTGAAAGTGACGTGAATGAATTATCACGTGGTTTATTACTCTGTAATGATGCTCGTAAAGTTGATGGAAATTGGCTCGGAGATCCAACTGAAACAGCGCTATCTGCATGGGCAGAAGCACTTGATCTTGATGCAGTTGGTTTGATTCAAAAACACACTCGTTTAAATGAAGTACCGTTTGATTCAGGTCGTAAACGTATGAGTACGATTAACGATATTGAAGGTTCCGCAACGGTATTTGTTAAGGGTGGGGTTGATGAAGTTCTTGCAGTTGTAACACAGTACCAAGATGAAAATGGTGTACGTGCAATTATGCAAGAAGATATTGATCGTATTCAAAAACATAATCAAGAAATGGGTGTTAAGGCACTCCGTGTTCTTGCACTTGCTAAGAAATCTGTTTCAAATACGGATTTAGAAGCGACAGAAATTGAAAGTGAACTTACTTTTGTAGGGTTGGTAGGGATGATTGATCCACCACGTCCAGAAGTTACAGAAGCAATTAAAACAAGTAAAAAAGCAGGTATTCGTGTCGTAATGATTACGGGTGACCATGCTGTTACTGCATCCGCAATTGGTCGTGAAATCGGACTACTTGAAGATGGACAACGTGTTATCTCTGGAAAAGAATTGGATGCGATGACTGATGATGAATTGTTTGAACAAGTTCAACACATTGGTGTGTATGCACGTGTTTCTCCAGAACATAAAATGCGTATTATTTCCGCTTGGAAGCGTCATGGCGATATTGTGGCGATGACAGGTGATGGTGTTAACGATGCACCAGCATTAAAACGTGCTGATATTGGTGCTGCGATGGGTATTGTTGGAACAGAAGTTGCTAAAGGTGCAGCCGACATGGTTCTTACAGATGATAACTTCGCAACAGTGGTAACCGCTATTGGTGAAGGTCGACGCATTAAAGATAACATTATGAAAGCAATCTCATACTTATTATCATGTAATGTTGGAGAATTGTTACTGTTATTAATTGCGGTACTCCTTGACTGGGACGCACCACTACTACCAATTCACTTATTATGGATTAACCTTGTAACGGATAGTCTTCCAGCATTAGCACTTGGTGTTGATGGTGCAGAAGATGGTATTATGGAACGTCAACCAGATCGTACAGGCTCACTCATCAGTAAATCAATGCTTTGGCGAATTGGGTACCAAGGTGCTGTTGTAGGGGGCGTTGCACTTTTTGCTTACATGTACGGTGCAGGGCGTCTATGGGCAGCTGGCGATACTGAAACAGGTACGACAATGGCATTTATCGTATTAGCATTCTCACAATTAATCCATTCATACAGTATTCATTCAAGTGAAAAATCAGTATTCACATCATTTTGGAAAAATAAATACCTTATCATGGCAACGCTCATTAACGGGCTCATGATTCTTGCTGTATTATTCATTCCGGTTCTAAACGATCTGTTTAAACTGGGTACACTTGATGGTCATCACTGGATGATTGTGATTGTGTTGATGTTTGTACCAATGGTTATCGTTGAAATTATGAAACTTCTAAAACTTAATGGTAAGCATTAA
- a CDS encoding PRD domain-containing protein, with protein MHITKIFNNNCVATFIDGEDMVVTGSGIGFQHKIGDEIDASRIEKMFKVVSDSQDDFEQLLNKIPVDYFEATRAIVEYAHSVLDTSLSDTINVALTDHIYYAVLRSKDDVELPGLFTEEIKMYYPDEFKVGAWALNYINKRFEVTLPQDEIGYLVIHIVNASNGNISHQAQNTMMFLKDVMAIVQSELGIEMNSSQPAYTRLATHLKYLAQRIIGNQSSNHPFDESIGELNLFIAAKLKKYNDCVAKINQYVHTRFDYELSMDERMYLAIHLYQIMKHEKNR; from the coding sequence ATGCACATAACGAAAATCTTTAATAATAATTGTGTCGCTACATTTATCGATGGAGAAGACATGGTTGTTACGGGTTCAGGAATCGGTTTCCAACATAAAATAGGGGACGAAATAGATGCTTCACGCATCGAAAAGATGTTTAAAGTGGTAAGTGATAGCCAAGACGACTTTGAACAACTTCTTAATAAAATACCAGTGGATTATTTTGAAGCAACGCGCGCAATCGTTGAATATGCACATTCTGTTTTAGATACATCACTAAGTGACACGATAAACGTAGCACTGACAGATCATATTTACTACGCAGTATTAAGATCAAAAGATGATGTGGAATTGCCAGGGTTATTTACAGAAGAAATTAAAATGTATTATCCTGATGAATTTAAAGTAGGAGCATGGGCATTAAATTATATTAATAAGCGGTTTGAGGTAACACTTCCTCAAGATGAAATTGGGTATCTTGTTATTCACATCGTCAATGCAAGTAACGGGAATATATCGCATCAAGCTCAAAATACCATGATGTTTTTAAAGGATGTTATGGCGATTGTTCAAAGTGAATTGGGTATCGAGATGAATAGCAGTCAACCTGCATATACACGTCTTGCAACGCACTTAAAATATCTCGCCCAACGTATTATTGGGAATCAAAGTTCCAACCATCCATTTGATGAGAGCATTGGTGAACTTAATTTATTTATTGCAGCGAAGTTAAAAAAGTATAACGACTGTGTCGCAAAGATTAACCAATACGTTCACACACGATTTGATTATGAACTCTCAATGGATGAGCGCATGTATCTTGCAATACATCTATACCAAATTATGAAGCATGAAAAAAACCGGTAG
- the nagE gene encoding N-acetylglucosamine-specific PTS transporter subunit IIBC, with protein sequence MMKHLQKLGRALMLPVAVLPAASLLMGIGYWIDPVGWGANSVLAAFLIGSGKAIIEKLPIIFAVGIAYGLSNDKDGAASLSGLVGFLMITTLLSVGSVANLKGIAPEAVNAAFGKIDNAFIGIISGVVGALMYNKFSKTELPTALAFFSGKRLAPIMTAVVMMPISIALLYIWPIVYGGLVSFGTAISSMGPLGAGLFGFFNRLLIPTGLHHALNSVFWFDTIGINDIGNFWGGTGVKGITGMYQAGFFPVMMFGLCGAGLAMYQSAKPENKKVVGSLMLAAGFSAFFTGVTEPIEFSFMFVAPALYLVHALLTGLSLFIVSSFGWTAGFGFSAGFVDLFLSSRLPLANKPYMIVVFGVVYFVIYYVLFRFLIVKFNIKTPGREEVLLDDTILTASDSKFAHQAEIILNALGGKENVKSVDYCTTRLRLELFETENIDEKAIKGTGAAGIVRPGGSSLQVIVGTNVQFVADEFKNLIK encoded by the coding sequence ATGATGAAACATTTACAGAAATTAGGCCGTGCCTTAATGCTTCCAGTAGCGGTATTACCGGCTGCAAGTTTATTAATGGGTATTGGTTATTGGATTGACCCTGTTGGATGGGGAGCTAACAGTGTTCTCGCCGCATTCTTAATTGGATCGGGTAAAGCAATCATTGAAAAACTACCAATTATCTTTGCGGTAGGGATTGCTTATGGATTATCAAATGATAAAGATGGTGCTGCTTCCTTAAGTGGTCTTGTTGGTTTCTTAATGATTACCACATTACTATCTGTAGGATCTGTAGCAAACTTAAAAGGTATTGCACCTGAAGCCGTTAATGCTGCATTTGGGAAAATTGATAATGCCTTTATTGGTATTATTTCTGGGGTAGTTGGTGCATTAATGTACAACAAATTCTCCAAAACAGAACTCCCAACCGCACTCGCATTCTTTAGTGGTAAACGCTTGGCGCCAATCATGACTGCAGTTGTGATGATGCCAATCTCAATTGCTTTACTATATATTTGGCCAATTGTTTATGGTGGTCTTGTATCCTTTGGTACCGCAATTTCATCCATGGGTCCTCTTGGAGCAGGTTTATTCGGGTTCTTCAACCGTCTCTTAATCCCTACAGGATTACACCACGCTTTAAACTCAGTATTCTGGTTTGATACAATTGGTATTAATGACATTGGAAACTTCTGGGGTGGTACCGGTGTTAAAGGAATTACCGGAATGTACCAAGCTGGTTTCTTCCCTGTTATGATGTTTGGACTTTGTGGAGCTGGTCTTGCTATGTATCAATCCGCAAAACCTGAAAATAAAAAGGTTGTGGGATCACTCATGCTTGCAGCTGGTTTCTCAGCATTCTTCACTGGGGTAACAGAACCGATTGAATTCTCATTTATGTTCGTTGCACCTGCATTATACTTAGTACATGCACTCCTTACAGGACTTTCATTATTTATTGTTTCATCCTTTGGATGGACGGCAGGATTTGGATTTAGTGCTGGATTTGTAGACTTATTCTTAAGTTCACGTCTACCACTTGCAAACAAACCTTATATGATCGTTGTATTTGGTGTTGTATACTTTGTAATCTACTACGTACTCTTCCGATTCTTGATTGTTAAGTTTAATATTAAAACACCAGGACGTGAAGAAGTATTGCTAGATGACACAATTCTCACTGCATCGGACAGTAAATTTGCACATCAAGCAGAAATTATTCTTAATGCGCTTGGTGGTAAAGAAAACGTTAAAAGCGTTGACTACTGTACAACACGCTTACGTCTTGAACTCTTTGAAACCGAAAATATTGATGAAAAAGCAATTAAGGGAACTGGAGCAGCAGGAATCGTAAGACCTGGTGGAAGCAGTCTCCAAGTTATCGTTGGTACAAACGTTCAGTTCGTAGCCGATGAATTCAAAAACTTAATTAAATAA
- a CDS encoding sigma 54-interacting transcriptional regulator has translation MNTKEQIYQYLVFETQILLDHDFSLLTTTVISESLHLSRSLVSQYLNELFQEGLLIKVSSRPVYYFDKHEFEKRYRVQNVSREYLSVKALMDEIQSSEGYDSFQDLIGFDGSLSHIVQQIKSALLYPGRGLPIVLFGKRGSGKAYLSRMIHKFCVEHNLIQTGQSVYHLKFIDPQCDYERLLFGDETQSGLLEQKDIGVLYLEHADRMRPDIQYQVSNVIKDGYYTKDRKVVKVHCRLVFGTSYNPEDAFDYSLLQSLPIICKIPHFDQRGTQEKEHFILKFFKQEQQKLGLKIFISYKLLEALLQLKFDEDIHELKKCITRICATALESAQQGVMHCHLYHLPEDKLNYSISNEQDMKQLIEIDTYVIHESTDKIVHLFKNILKAFNSFQSNQISYREMLAQDFESMRNYYDLMIFDQSYSLQKVYGLEKIIDDVLEDVKQKNKINIPSNCSFVLSRVLLSSSHEKIKLDRWTYKHRKDINALLEFLKEEMYDIFMISNEISKMIYQALELKLNDFNLIFLILNIYFYNDNIKHKDTAAVIVSHGYSTASSIADAANQLLEEHIFDAFDMPLDSSSEEIIMKVNDYIALNPYYKNLILLVDMGSLELIGDRILKDLNVGVINNSSTAIALHIGSMVRQEYPLEEILAKASKQAVTKYKILNRAEKTKAMVFVSDAGVSVADRMVNLFKQSLPKSIDLRFIRYDFKELLTNGLKDPLFDKFEVMLMVKPHSLPLDSIRSVSLEDIVSFKDISIVDKALEDYLDVDEIEVFNRNLLKNFSLQNVMQNLTILNANKLLNFVSDSTSHLERKMQKTFQSKTIVGIYIHVCFLIERLVTKTAIDDYKDVKRFEKDHQAFIRDVNDSFGPMLEHYNVMLPVSEIALLYDYIENDKNREHGEDDSF, from the coding sequence ATGAATACAAAAGAACAAATTTATCAGTATCTTGTTTTCGAAACACAAATTCTACTCGATCATGACTTTTCCTTACTCACAACCACAGTAATCTCAGAATCGTTACACTTAAGCCGTTCCTTAGTATCGCAATACTTAAATGAATTATTTCAGGAAGGGCTCTTGATTAAGGTATCGTCTCGACCGGTGTATTACTTCGATAAACACGAATTTGAGAAGCGCTATCGTGTTCAAAATGTATCGCGTGAGTATTTAAGTGTTAAAGCGCTCATGGATGAAATACAGAGCTCGGAAGGGTATGATTCTTTCCAAGATTTAATTGGCTTTGATGGATCATTAAGTCACATCGTTCAACAAATTAAGTCTGCCTTGCTTTATCCAGGACGTGGATTACCAATTGTTTTGTTTGGAAAACGGGGAAGTGGTAAGGCGTATTTATCACGTATGATTCATAAATTTTGTGTGGAACATAATCTAATTCAAACAGGACAAAGTGTCTACCATCTAAAATTTATTGATCCGCAATGTGATTATGAACGCCTGCTTTTTGGTGATGAAACACAAAGTGGTTTGCTTGAACAAAAAGATATCGGTGTTCTTTACCTAGAACATGCAGATCGTATGCGTCCTGATATCCAATATCAAGTTTCAAATGTCATTAAAGATGGCTATTACACTAAAGATCGTAAGGTTGTGAAGGTTCATTGCCGTTTGGTTTTTGGAACCTCTTATAATCCAGAAGATGCATTTGATTATTCCTTACTTCAAAGTCTTCCAATTATATGCAAGATTCCGCACTTTGATCAACGCGGAACACAGGAAAAGGAACATTTCATCCTCAAATTCTTTAAACAAGAACAACAAAAACTCGGCTTAAAGATCTTTATTTCATACAAGCTGTTAGAGGCATTGCTTCAACTTAAATTTGATGAAGACATTCATGAGTTAAAAAAATGCATTACACGCATTTGCGCAACAGCCCTAGAATCAGCGCAACAAGGTGTCATGCATTGTCACTTATATCATTTACCAGAAGATAAATTGAACTACAGCATTTCAAATGAACAAGATATGAAGCAGCTTATTGAAATTGATACTTATGTTATTCATGAGTCAACGGATAAAATAGTACATCTATTTAAAAACATCTTAAAAGCGTTTAACAGTTTCCAAAGCAATCAGATATCGTATCGTGAGATGTTAGCACAAGATTTTGAGTCCATGCGTAATTATTATGATTTGATGATTTTTGATCAATCGTATAGCCTTCAAAAAGTATATGGACTTGAGAAAATTATTGATGATGTGCTTGAAGATGTGAAACAAAAAAACAAAATCAACATTCCCAGCAATTGCAGTTTTGTCTTATCACGGGTTTTGTTGTCATCATCACATGAAAAAATAAAACTTGATCGGTGGACGTATAAACATCGTAAGGATATCAATGCTTTATTAGAGTTTTTAAAAGAAGAAATGTATGACATCTTTATGATTTCAAATGAAATTTCAAAAATGATCTACCAAGCTTTAGAGTTAAAACTTAATGATTTCAATCTAATCTTTCTAATTTTAAATATCTATTTTTATAACGACAACATTAAACACAAAGATACGGCGGCCGTAATTGTATCGCATGGCTACTCCACTGCAAGCAGTATTGCGGATGCTGCCAATCAATTGTTAGAGGAACATATCTTTGATGCCTTTGATATGCCACTGGATAGTAGCAGTGAAGAAATCATTATGAAGGTGAATGACTATATCGCCTTAAATCCGTATTATAAGAATTTGATTTTACTGGTCGATATGGGATCGTTGGAATTGATTGGGGACCGCATTCTTAAAGATTTAAATGTTGGTGTCATTAATAACAGTTCAACGGCAATTGCCTTGCATATTGGTTCAATGGTTCGTCAAGAATATCCGCTGGAAGAAATCTTAGCGAAAGCTTCGAAGCAAGCCGTAACCAAGTATAAAATCTTGAATCGTGCAGAGAAGACAAAAGCCATGGTCTTTGTAAGTGATGCAGGGGTATCCGTTGCAGATCGGATGGTCAACCTCTTTAAACAATCCTTGCCTAAGTCCATTGATCTTCGTTTTATCCGGTATGACTTTAAAGAATTATTAACAAATGGTTTAAAGGATCCCTTATTTGATAAGTTTGAAGTGATGTTGATGGTGAAACCACACTCATTACCGCTGGATTCGATTCGCAGTGTAAGTTTGGAGGATATTGTCAGTTTTAAAGATATTTCCATTGTGGATAAGGCCTTGGAAGATTATTTGGATGTAGATGAGATTGAGGTGTTTAACCGAAATCTGCTTAAAAACTTTTCACTTCAAAATGTGATGCAAAATCTAACCATCTTAAATGCAAACAAACTTTTGAACTTTGTCAGTGATTCCACATCTCATTTAGAACGCAAGATGCAAAAGACATTCCAAAGTAAGACGATTGTCGGTATTTATATTCATGTCTGCTTTTTAATTGAACGTCTGGTAACCAAAACAGCTATTGACGACTATAAGGACGTGAAGCGCTTTGAGAAAGATCATCAAGCCTTTATTCGTGATGTGAATGATAGTTTTGGTCCTATGCTCGAACATTATAATGTCATGTTGCCGGTATCAGAGATTGCGCTCCTTTATGACTATATTGAAAATGATAAAAATCGAGAGCATGGAGAGGATGATTCATTTTGA
- a CDS encoding sugar phosphate isomerase/epimerase family protein, which translates to MKLSAMNSHYRYYSLNTFFKTISSLGFDACEIWTSPHHFFVDYQQYDDPFALKTHAEHFGLQIIAICPEQTNPKPHNMATGSLEQQNRVYAYFRNMIDIAHTVGAKLVVVTSGWSFYDEPLETAYQRSVAMMRRLCIYAQEQGILLAIEALQPYESRLVNTIQDLKAYQDAVACENLKICLDLGAMTQAEETIDDYFNVFKEDIVHVHFVDSGHCAWGDGHRNMQEDLMKFNQYKYQGYYSLETAKQCYETKPGDADLQSLTKYKEQGGI; encoded by the coding sequence TTGAAACTATCAGCAATGAACAGTCACTATCGATATTATAGTTTGAATACATTTTTTAAAACCATTTCAAGTCTAGGCTTTGATGCATGTGAAATATGGACCAGTCCACATCACTTCTTTGTGGATTACCAACAGTATGATGATCCTTTTGCACTCAAAACCCATGCAGAACATTTTGGGTTACAGATTATCGCAATCTGTCCTGAACAGACAAATCCAAAGCCTCATAACATGGCGACAGGATCTCTTGAACAACAAAATCGTGTGTATGCTTACTTCCGCAATATGATTGATATTGCGCATACAGTCGGTGCGAAACTGGTGGTGGTAACAAGTGGTTGGTCATTTTATGACGAACCCCTAGAAACAGCCTATCAACGCAGTGTCGCAATGATGCGAAGATTGTGTATTTATGCGCAAGAGCAAGGAATTCTTCTTGCCATTGAAGCATTACAACCTTATGAATCACGCTTGGTCAATACCATTCAAGATTTGAAAGCGTATCAAGATGCTGTGGCGTGTGAAAACTTAAAAATTTGTCTGGACCTTGGGGCAATGACCCAGGCTGAAGAAACAATTGATGATTACTTTAATGTTTTTAAAGAAGATATTGTTCATGTGCATTTTGTGGATTCAGGACATTGTGCATGGGGGGATGGACATCGAAACATGCAGGAAGATCTTATGAAATTTAATCAATATAAGTATCAAGGTTATTACTCGCTGGAAACAGCCAAACAATGTTATGAAACAAAACCAGGTGATGCGGATTTACAAAGTTTAACGAAATATAAAGAACAGGGAGGGATCTAA
- a CDS encoding PTS sugar transporter subunit IIA — protein MKHYIIASHKHLAEGFYSAVKAIVGDVDSVHIISAYVDHHDLTQEIMMCLEGIPLEDDLVVMTDIYGGSVNTEFMKLLGSRDFHLIAGVNLALIISIMVEIQGPITREELIEKIEECRMTLRYCNDDLVGTDVEEEF, from the coding sequence ATGAAACACTATATTATCGCAAGTCATAAACACCTGGCCGAAGGATTCTACAGTGCCGTCAAAGCCATTGTCGGAGATGTGGATTCCGTTCATATTATTTCCGCCTACGTTGATCATCATGATCTCACACAAGAAATTATGATGTGCTTAGAGGGAATCCCACTAGAAGATGATTTGGTGGTCATGACGGATATTTATGGCGGAAGTGTCAATACAGAGTTTATGAAGTTATTGGGTAGCCGTGATTTCCATCTCATTGCTGGCGTTAACCTAGCGCTTATTATTTCAATCATGGTTGAAATTCAAGGCCCCATAACGCGTGAAGAACTTATTGAAAAGATTGAAGAGTGTCGTATGACCTTACGATATTGTAATGACGATCTTGTTGGAACAGACGTCGAAGAAGAATTTTAG
- a CDS encoding PTS sugar transporter subunit IIB — MIVLCRVDHRLLHGQVAFSWTNALGADCILIADDDVVSDDIWKTTLKLAKPANVKLVIKNVEDAINALNSGVTDKYQLLIVVRTIDVAYKLAQACPQIQSINLGGTKKEGDDEQISKAIFVSETDKKLLKELMDAGKEVEIRMLSSDSKQVVKL, encoded by the coding sequence ATGATTGTATTATGTCGTGTTGACCATCGTCTCTTACATGGACAGGTTGCATTCTCTTGGACCAATGCCCTTGGTGCAGACTGTATCTTGATTGCAGATGATGATGTCGTTTCCGATGATATTTGGAAGACCACATTGAAATTGGCAAAACCAGCCAATGTTAAGTTAGTCATAAAGAATGTTGAAGATGCAATAAACGCATTAAACAGTGGCGTTACAGATAAGTATCAGCTGTTAATTGTCGTACGGACTATTGACGTTGCGTATAAGCTTGCGCAAGCATGTCCACAAATTCAATCTATTAACCTTGGTGGAACGAAAAAAGAAGGTGATGATGAACAAATCAGTAAAGCCATCTTTGTCAGTGAAACCGATAAGAAATTGTTGAAGGAACTAATGGATGCTGGAAAAGAAGTAGAAATACGGATGTTATCCAGCGACTCAAAGCAGGTAGTAAAACTATAA
- a CDS encoding PTS mannose/fructose/sorbose/N-acetylgalactosamine transporter subunit IIC encodes MLQAILIGLVAALGVFGDQLGSLYINRPIILGPIVGLILGDVQQGVIIGATLELFFMGAVSIGAYIPPDVIVGGTLATAFAISMGSGTEAAIALAMPLALISLAIGNIFNVVNSFILRIADKSAEAGSVGGIKTAHWSIGMITVVRRFLLVFLGFYFGAEAMSNVIAAIPEQIIAGMDAAAGLLPALGFAMLMRMILNKKLVPFYFLGFVLSAYLNVPVLGIAIIGVIIVIEKFDFLGGFRQAPAGLNVEDDDDDF; translated from the coding sequence ATGTTACAAGCAATATTGATTGGTTTAGTAGCGGCATTGGGTGTCTTCGGGGATCAACTGGGATCACTGTATATTAATCGCCCAATTATTCTTGGACCCATTGTTGGACTTATCTTAGGTGATGTTCAACAAGGTGTTATTATTGGTGCTACTTTAGAATTATTCTTTATGGGGGCCGTGTCAATTGGTGCCTATATTCCACCGGATGTAATTGTTGGTGGGACACTGGCTACAGCGTTTGCAATCTCGATGGGATCTGGAACTGAAGCAGCGATTGCGCTTGCTATGCCTCTTGCATTAATCTCACTTGCAATTGGAAATATCTTTAACGTTGTTAATTCCTTTATCCTACGCATAGCTGATAAATCGGCAGAGGCTGGTAGTGTTGGTGGTATTAAAACAGCGCACTGGAGTATTGGAATGATTACAGTAGTTCGTCGTTTCTTGTTAGTATTCCTTGGATTTTACTTCGGTGCTGAAGCAATGTCTAATGTTATTGCAGCAATACCAGAACAAATTATTGCCGGTATGGATGCGGCTGCGGGACTTCTTCCTGCACTTGGATTTGCGATGTTAATGCGTATGATCTTAAACAAGAAACTTGTACCATTTTATTTCTTAGGATTTGTTTTATCTGCTTATCTCAATGTACCGGTATTAGGGATTGCGATTATCGGTGTCATTATTGTGATTGAGAAATTTGACTTCTTAGGGGGCTTTAGACAAGCGCCAGCAGGATTAAATGTGGAGGACGATGATGATGACTTCTAA